Below is a window of Danio rerio strain Tuebingen ecotype United States chromosome 11, GRCz12tu, whole genome shotgun sequence DNA.
aagaaacccataaagttCTTGAACCAACAGAgagtaaaaagtgaataaatgttgatttttgaACATTGAACATTTTACTTAAACCCATACCTAATACTGTAAATCCAGTATATGCAGAATAAAACGTTTTTCCCAACCCATGCGCCCATTAGAAACATGTGCCCATGGCTACCTTTTTGAGAATCAACAAATGTGTACCATGTGACAACGTTTgcttgcagcttttgttttcacaaatccaaaAGAGGTCACCTTGTGCACTTTTGACAATTTAAAATGTTACTGTGGCTAGTTTTCTCATATGTGGCATTTGTCATAAAGCCGTCAAAGGCTGGTGTGCATATTATTGCAAATATCAACGTCTTTCTCACCAGATCTGTGTGGATCAGGGAGAGGTCAATCCAGCCTCTCTCCATTCTCTGAGACTTTACACTGGTTGTGGAAATGAAGATTGACCCAAAACTAATAATCAAATTTTTGTTGAAAATTCTGAAATGTTCAACCGGCGTAGTAAGCTTTGCCgggaaaaataataacaatatgagCAAGCTAAATAAATTTTACTCTTTACAACAGTCTACTATAAATGTCGTTTTCACACAAACTTTAAAGATGTGACATATGAAGTGCATCGGCATACTTACGAGGCAGTCAGTGTTGAATTGAGCACCATGGTGGCTCGTATCTTGTGCAGCTGCGCCACCGTCAGCTTCTTATGCTGCTGATGAGTCTGCTGGACCACCACCAAATCCTTCTTTTCCTCCATTCCACCAGGGGGCGCTGTCTCAGCATCAGAACCCTCAGAATCTGCCTGTCCATTGGGGCAGCTGAGAGTCCTCTGCACCTGCCTGGCCTCCGCTCTCTGAAGAGTGTTGctgagtttgctggacagtgtTTTGGCATCCTCGAGGAGCTCGTCCTCGTCCGTTTGGAATACCTCGTTGCTGTGAGACTTTTGTTTGGCGAGGTGCGTCAAACTTTTGCTGATGTTGTTTTTCCCTGTACGGTGAAGAAGAAGAGGGTCGGTCAGGCATTGAAGGAGGTCATCTTCTGAACGGGACCTGAGAGTAAAGTGCTGCAGGTAATCTGGACGGGGTTGAACAGGAGAACGGCGCCGCAAAGTTTGCGAACGACAACCAGCAACAACCTGAGCCATCCCAGAAAAATCATTCCTCCGGTTGAGCTCCTCACTGTTTGTATCTAAAATGTAAGACTCGTTTACAGTAATCTGAGAGCCATTCCAGGTTATTGAATCATCcccatcatcgtcatcatcttcatcatcctcgaaagcttcttcttcttctccagCATCGGTTTCCTCTCCTTCACTCTGGCAGACGCCTCCCTTTAGGTCGAGCTCTGTGATCATAGACTGTGGTGAGAGAGTCCCATACGCACTGTCAATTGAGAGCGAGCGACTTTCTGGATCTAAATCTGTAACGATTAAATCCCCCAGAGCTTGTAGAGTTTTGCTGTCGCTGGTGGAGAAGGAGTCATCAGACAGCAGCGAGTTTCTCATGGATGCTGTTTGAACAGTTGAGCCGACTACTTCATCTACTTCATCCAAGGCAGCAACAGAAAGAGTTTCAGTGGAGCCGTCAGAGTGACTCGGTGAAAGAGAGAGGCTTTGGGAAAAGAAAATTAGACAACACTTTAGTTTGAGTAAcaattatatttacaaatatatttatacaacagttctgtctggttattgaagctgattggctgatagccatgctatattttgccagtaacatcacacaatggcctcttcacccttcactgtgtattactccgcccacatacagacagcaacaagcagagacgctacagtttgacaaatattactgttgttatacaacaaaatgtacttttgaggcttttttgtcgagaatatagttgtttagatatcaactgtgcagtttattcataagaatagtgcctattgtaaaatatttacaatttctgagagggCTCGTCGGAGGctaaagacggttgacgttgtctaaccacaagatggcgtcgggaccgcataataagcccttgcttagtgTGTTTTCTTGAAAAACGGAAGCATCACGCTTAAGGTGGACCAGATCGAGTCAATAAAAGCTCtaaataagaagctggattcagcttcgttcctccttatcgcaaacacaacagcagtctggtaagtTAGTGATTGCTCTGTTTATTTtctaggttaattattgtgatattgtaacggtcacttaatgtttgatatgcattgtgtataaatatcccctttaagaggactattcctgtggttgttttacctttgagatgtaAGCACGCATGTATGGGAGCTCTGAGGAAAAGTGCGATGGTCACTCTACCActgtatcattcttttatttcaataatgtaacattttattttgcgacggatatttgagtgtatttttcttttccttttgcctACTCATTGTCGTTGGCTGGCATGTATGTAGTCTACAGCACTTGGGAAAAACGCATAAAGGCCAATATGAAGAGCGAAATAGTCTCCTTTTTTTATTCCATAAAGTCTCCGAGTAAACGCTGGGACACCTGGCACCCGTCACATAACCGACGGCAACAGAAAAATACAGTAGACTGTAATAAACTGTAGgaagaaatctctgtagacagaTGGCACATGtcacattcagccttataatcttaaaatgtgagcaaaattcacacaccagaagcgccgctttacattacgctatagagaatcattcaaacactagctttaaagtgacgttggtgaattagtaacggcttctgctgttctgacgtgcagatgtgaatgaatggcggaagaaagtagttcctaatacaaaagggatTTAGTCTGTCTGTGattatcttttttatatacaatattGTGCCGtccaactgttgtataaatgcaatatcacactcgtagaagtgtgatatggctgtatattagcacTGGTGGGGCGCTAACCTATGCCTATTTATTTATATGtcttttatacaatatatttattaatgatttgcaTGTtacatattttagatattttaaatattataactaGAAAGCTTGATGCTAATTCATTATATAtgaacacattatatatatatatatatatatatatatatatatatatatatatatatatatatatatatatatatatatataaagaataatCATTAAactatacttatttattttgttttacataaatatttatttttaaatattaattatattatacgTTTTCTAAAATAAGAACGTAttctgttttacagtgtatattttaacatatatcattataatattaaatatatattagtagtgttttcatattttttatattttctctgCTTCTggatatttatgattatttatttatttcattgattttataatattttactgcTTTTCTACAGTTATAATCagtacatgtttttttattagttaCATAACATAATCCTTTATGAACAGTGGCCGATTTAGGCATATGTAATATGGGCGATCGCCCAGGGCTACCTCTTGCTTAGTGTCTCTCTGTGGTGTATGGATGGAGAGCTGGAGGTGGACATGCTGCTCTCTGTCTCATCTTCATCTTTTTCATCGCTCTCATCTCTCTGCGTCTCTGAGCGAAGTCTCTGAAGCTGATTCTGCATGACAAAATCCTTCAGATTAAAACCAACAAATAACCCCATTGGTTTAAAAGGAGTAATCAAAGGTGATCGACGTGTTACCTGTGCGTTGTAGATGGCCTCAATCCAGCTGCGACCCTGAGCACCACTGTTGGCCTGAAAGCAGTACGAGGCCACAGCACAGCCAAACTCATTGAGGTAGATAAGGAGGAAGCTTCCTGGGTCTTTCAGTTCCCGGCACACAACGTTATGGATGACAAGAGGCTGCCGGATCACCTTCACTTTCTCCACACGCTTCACCGGCTTGGTGATCAACAGAACGTCAGTGAACAGGAAACAGTACACATCCATCTGTCGGAAGCAGGAGGTAATGGAGAGAAGAGAGAGGCTTTTAGACAACTATGTGctagttaaaaatatattacttacTAAAGTGCACTCAGAAACGCTGGCTTCTGTTTCAGTCCTTTTTTAAAAGGCTCAaaaagtggatttttttttatttgaaatttatttttttatttatttatttagttttttaaactttACTCGTATTGGtatgcatatatacagtatatttatatatttttgttacactaaaaaataaatatacatgcagaacaaaaattattttcaactttttattaataatgtgacttttattgacaatgTGACCGATAAAAGTCAGGGGACATTACCTATAGGCTACAGATAAATTGACAAACATCAACCATAACagcagtaacaacaacaacaacataaagtAATATGCGCTCCATatgataaactaaattaaactaaataagaaatcaatctttttttttttttttgataaaagaggtgtcactttaagaatgcacagatctataaatgctcatttaagagaaaattagctgtgtttaaaataaaacactcagGACGgacatgtttatatattattattaagtgtatttgtctgtttgaacgtttaaagcctttaaaaatatatactttaattGCTCAGTTTTTTTCTCTCACCAAAATTTTTCCTTCCACCCATTTttttagccccgtttattttctccccaatttctgtttaacagagagaagatttttttcaacacatttctaaacataatagttttaataactttctaataactgatatattatctctttgccataatgacagtaaaaaactTCTAAaaacttcaagacacttctatacagcttaaagtgacatttaaaggcttaactaggtaagattaactaggcaggttagggtaattaggcaagttattgtataacagtggtttgttctatagacaaaaaaaaaaacattagcttaaaggggctaataattttgaccctaaaatggggtTTAGAAacataaaatctgcttttattctagctgaattaaaacaaataatactttttccagaagaaaaaatatcatcagacatactgtgaaaatttccttgctttgttaaacataatttgggaaatataaaaaaaaaaaaacatttaaatcaaaaGAGGGGCacatcaaagaggggctaataattttgacttcaactgtacataaatgaACAGAATGTGTTGCAAATATTTTCCACAGCCTagacaaaaagtaaataaaaaaaaagagaaataagagGACAAAAATGGTAACAATAATAAGCAATAATATTAGTATACATTTGAATTGAACATGATAATGTTTTACAATAATATCATATTTTTCAAATAGAGAACTGGTGTAGTACATCATAAACCTGTTTCCTTGTGTAATGTAACTGAATAGGAAACAGCATTGTGTTGTATTGCAAGTGTTTTGGTGACAACTTCAATATTTTTCAACAAAGCTCTAATTCTAAtccctcttttaaaaaaaaaagctgcatacaAAAGCTACGAAAACAAAAGATTCGCCCAAAGTctgtacacagacacacattagCTGAAAAAGCATATGGAAAACAGcagaaaataaatgcatatctGTATATCAAATAGACAGCAGGAGTGATTAAAATGACCTAAATGCTAGTGGGCGTGGCCTATGCTTCAAAGGCATTGCATATGCAAACGAAGCTGCCCTATGACATCACATCCCACCTTGTTGGCAAACCAGGCATTTTTCAGCTTggttaaacaaatgttactgtttttATAACAAGGAGAAGAGTTGTAAGAGCTGAAACTCGCAGGATTCTTTCATAGAACAAAGACTCTTATATGTCAAAAAATCAAGGTAACTTTGATTTCACATGTCAtgactgctttaaaaaaatgaaaagaaggtCTCGTACCCTGCTCTCTTTGCCCTCCTTCATCTTCAGAGCACCCTCTAGAAGTAGCTGTCGGGTCTCTTCAGGAGGTGCACCCATCACCGGAGCCATCAGGTCAAAGTTATTATATTCCTTGAGGATCTGGAGgaccacacacacaacacaaaggaTGATTAGAGAGACGCCAGGCAGGTCATGGAGTATATGATCACAAATAAATCCTCATGGTGTCTGACCCTCTCTACTTCTTCACTGGCCCCCTCCACAGCCTCATACGCCTCGATACGGCCAGCGATGGCAGCCAGCTTCTGTTTTTCCTCCCTGTGCCTCATCTGCGAGTCCACACTGTTAATGAAGCATTCCACAGCGGCCAcctgacaaaataaaaatactgattCTGAAAAATACTGAGACTGATTTTAAATCCGAATATCATCAGCATAATATTCTTAGTCAAAAGTTTAACCACAAATAggttattaataatgttatattatattagtaatttttttcttACTGAGAATAAACCAGGAGTGTCTGAACTcagtccttgagggccggtgtcctgcagagtttagctccatcttgcctcaacacacatgCCTGGccgtttctagtatacctaagaAGCCAAGCTTAAATCtgcagtacaccggccctccaggaccaagattgggtACTACTGGAATAAACAGTTGAGAATGAATGGAGAGATGGTAGAATGGATAGTGTAACATCCTAAATATTTATTCTGcaatttacaatataatataatataatataatataatataatataatataatataatataacataatataatataatataatataatataatataatataatataatataatataatataatataatataatataatataatataatataatataatatatgacttaagataattaatttcttttcggcttagtcccttattcatcaggggttgctacagcagaataaaccgccaacttatccagcttatgttttacgcagcataaaataaaataaaataatttcccagagatgggttgcggctggaagggcatgcgctgcataaaaaaaacgtgctggataagttggcggttcattccgctgtggcgaccccggattaataaagggactaagtcaacaagaaaatgaataaatgaaaacgaaaataaaataaaatgtgaccctagaccacaaaatcagtcatcagtgtaaaatattttatacattaaatttataaaaattgtgaatattacaaatatattcatAAAAGAAGTTAAAGTAATTACTGTAGGAAagctattaaatatttttatggaAAATTATCTTTAGTTAATATTCTAATAcatgtgacatttaaaaaaattaacattttgacCAAAATAAGGCATTTTTGGCTATTGCCAATATACCTATGCAAGTTCTGGGGTCCAGGaacgtaaaataaaataaatttaaatcagtaaaattaaattcatattattattattattattattattattattattattattattattgttgttgttgttgttgttgttattattcgttaattaattataataattatacatttaatttaattgaaatcagtcagtgtaatatttttatacattaaaatgttaatgaaaatctcaatattaaaaaatatatatttagaaagAAATTAAAGTAATTACTGTAGGAAATTTGCTCAATAATTTTATAGAAcatgatatttatttaatattgtaatgcatttgcattacaaaaaacaaaaattgacCAATATAACATATTTTGGCTATTGCCAAAAGGTCAaggaacataaaataaaataaaataaaatagaatacaaaacagaataaaacaaatgtttttattttttttgtttgtctattatttatataatatttgaacTTTATAAATGTTTACATAGGATTGTGTTTTTTCActgtttatttgtaattttattgtaAACCCAGTTTTTGGTGTAATACAATATAGTAAATATAATTCAAATTGAAGATATCCTCCTAAACAATGTACAAACATGGTAAATCTTACCATTCTGTTAATGGCCTCTCGAGTTGGCGGGTCGTCAGTCTTTTTCAGCACACTTTTGAGCAGCAGTGGGTATTTAGTGAGTCTTTGATGAGGCTTCACCAACATGTCTGTCAGCTTCAGCCGGTTGCACTGTTTATGAGTTTCTGCCCACTACAGGATGGAAACGTTTATTGAAAGTCTCATTCATAAACATACAGAGAAGATCACCAGGGAATTATTGAGTCATAATGAGAGTGCAGTTACAATACAGGTTATTATGCCGAAGATCTTTCATATCTCTCATATATAATACACCTACAGAGGTGCCTTTATTCTCACCGCCAGACGATCAATCAAAGGTTAACATGTCTGGCTGAAGAGCACCCAGATATGGAGGGTAATAATGACTTACAGTAACATATATTCTGAAGAGCTCATTGTCTTTCAGTAAAGTGCGCATGTACTCCATACAACCCTCCTCTTCCATGCAGTAACGGATGTAAGGCTTGAATCTGAAACCAAACtgcacacaaaaaagaaaaatcagtgATGTTAAACAAATCTAAAGGCACTTTTGACAGCTTTAAAGAGATCATTCAGCAAAAATTTATATTCTGTTATAATTTACTAAAGTTACtccaaaatgttttataaaatatatagataTTATATAGATAAAATATAGATATTCAATAGTTTTCCtttaacttagtcccttatttatcaaaggtcgccacagtggaatgaactgccaaatataaatatatttatgtaaaaataaatataaaaattataatgatcataaatttataataaatgttatataaattttattttatttttttatcgcaGTTTCCAAATTAATACGCATGGTGCATAGGGTTTTCCATAATGAATATACAAAACCACCAAATATAGATATCCAGAAATTGTATAaatgaagcaaaaaaaataataaataataaatatgaaaacgtTACATTAAGGattcattaataaacattaatgcctatgaaataaacattaaatatacaattaagatttattaaacatatttctaaacaattTTTGTAATTATAAACATTGAACACTGTAAACATTGAACAGTGAACATAAACAGAAGCCTAGTCATTCCAACTTGACACATAGATTCTTACAGGAGCTCTAACTTGCCATGTGGCATGCAGGAATGAACCTCATTGGTTCTCACAAATCCAATAAGTAAGCTTGAGGCTTCTTTGCCCATATTTAAATTATGTAGATATTATAAGCTAATCAATGTCAATATGGTGAAATGCAAACAGAAGTGACTGTAAACTCAGTTGTCGGTTCAACTGTAAATGCTGAAACTTAATGGCAGGTAGTGGCAACCGCAATTACAAAATTTCTATGCACTGTGAATGAAACACAGGGGTGGGTAGCAACGAATTATATTTACTTTGTTGCAATTACTTAAGTAAAATTGTTGGTTAACTAGTACTGTTtgagcacatttaaaaatgtgtacttataTTCAAGTAAATTGTTATAGGAAAAAAAATTACTCTTACTTATTTATTCAATAcgtaagcctttaattgtcatttataagggatttataaagcatgaatagtcctcacttcagattaggtcacaaaactgcataaagttgagttaataaagcctTCATTAACAtgtatagtaaccattaatataagCCTGAATAATACGATATATAagcgttgatttcaatagtatattaatcatttactaactcattctgaaaaatCTTAATAACCACAAACTgcccttaaatacaaatggtttgtaaataatgtaatacttcatttagtaatgaaaaataaatcatttacaaagtatgaaaatacaattattaggcacattataaatgtggttgtaagtcaagagtacagcatttgtagctgcagttataaactgcttaataacatttattaatgtagtgttCCATCCTGCATCTGTAGACTTTAATAGCTCCATGAACTTGAATTGATTTATGAGCTAAGCCTGAACAAAAAGCTTAGAATAAAAGACATGGCAACACTGCAAGAGCATGTTCTGTGATGAAGACttccaaataaaacaaacagaacagAATTCTGGGTAAACAGAATATCAACTGATGGACAGTAATCTCCcacatttgattaaaaatattgtCCTTTGTGTCAAGAAGACCAATGAAGGTCTTATGAGTTTGGAATGgcgtgagggtgagtaaatgattacaaaAGTAACACTCACTGTACTGAAGCCCTGATGTAGTTCAGTGGGGTTGAGCATTGTTTTCTTCTGTCTGGCTTTCTCCAACGCCGGCAGCATGACCTCAGTCCACAGGGATGAATGCAGTTGCACAATGTCCTGAATGTTACTGAAGAGACGTGTGGGTTCGACTTCAGTTAGTAAACCACTCTCCTGCAGGTTCAGCAGGCCACACAGAAACAGCTGGCGAAAGAAGAAGAGATGCAGACTTTATACTGTGCTTCTGATATAAACTGCCACAGGTTCATATACTTTAAAAGTTCCTGAAATGCTACAGTCAATGTGCGTTGGATgagacaacatttaaaaaaatgttttttaatcttttaactgaattatataattattatatggtAAAAAATGTAATGGCAAAAATATGTCAACAAATATCTTTgtcacttattttattaatttaatcagctTTTAACTACATGTTTATAAGTTGTACAAAATGTAacctaatatttttagtcagtttgattgatgtaagttgagattacaggaaaagttaatttgattgggCTAAAAAAATTGAGACAGCAagaaaatgtttacagtgtaagattattttaaaatatagtaaatatagttTGGGTCTTACATCAGTAATAACATGCAGTTTCTTGATGTAGTCTGATTCGGTCTGCAGGAGTTCCCATATGGCTTCTTGCTGATGGCATTGACGTCTGGTTAAAatctagaagaaaaaaacagcGACAGCCT
It encodes the following:
- the plekhg5a gene encoding pleckstrin homology domain-containing family G member 5 isoform X8 — its product is MLWTALEMPLTSTGQTRRRKNMPEFLGDSSISNQDSLSQLSGSLPGSITGPDRWRNRAASRFSGLFSSNSGNGSLGKECDRVEQLQSKLYSYTMFGLPKMPPQLSFHRDSWEEEPNLELEESWKQLLENPEILTRRQCHQQEAIWELLQTESDYIKKLHVITDLFLCGLLNLQESGLLTEVEPTRLFSNIQDIVQLHSSLWTEVMLPALEKARQKKTMLNPTELHQGFSTFGFRFKPYIRYCMEEEGCMEYMRTLLKDNELFRIYVTWAETHKQCNRLKLTDMLVKPHQRLTKYPLLLKSVLKKTDDPPTREAINRMVAAVECFINSVDSQMRHREEKQKLAAIAGRIEAYEAVEGASEEVERILKEYNNFDLMAPVMGAPPEETRQLLLEGALKMKEGKESRMDVYCFLFTDVLLITKPVKRVEKVKVIRQPLVIHNVVCRELKDPGSFLLIYLNEFGCAVASYCFQANSGAQGRSWIEAIYNAQNQLQRLRSETQRDESDEKDEDETESSMSTSSSPSIHHRETLSKSLSLSPSHSDGSTETLSVAALDEVDEVVGSTVQTASMRNSLLSDDSFSTSDSKTLQALGDLIVTDLDPESRSLSIDSAYGTLSPQSMITELDLKGGVCQSEGEETDAGEEEEAFEDDEDDDDDGDDSITWNGSQITVNESYILDTNSEELNRRNDFSGMAQVVAGCRSQTLRRRSPVQPRPDYLQHFTLRSRSEDDLLQCLTDPLLLHRTGKNNISKSLTHLAKQKSHSNEVFQTDEDELLEDAKTLSSKLSNTLQRAEARQVQRTLSCPNGQADSEGSDAETAPPGGMEEKKDLVVVQQTHQQHKKLTVAQLHKIRATMVLNSTLTASEV
- the plekhg5a gene encoding pleckstrin homology domain-containing family G member 5 isoform X5, whose translation is MIFDRHPRFDLQPQGSILARNVSTRSCPPRTGPPSDMEDGEDGCSDLGDRRSGGMKLVKKKTRRRHTDDPSKECFTLKFDLNFEVSMEIVPAVKKKTLREVLGAVFERKGIELSRVNLFLDQSNTPLSLGFEAYRFGGHYLRVRARPGEDLRVERCVKDPRSLSLPIMRSSSNTHSSSTDRAEHGSLGRREAADLLVGLVGHAAYIQKNGGQTRRRKNMPEFLGDSSISNQDSLSQLSGSLPGSITGPDRWRNRAASRFSGLFSSNSGNGSLGKECDRVEQLQSKLYSYTMFGLPKMPPQLSFHRDSWEEEPNLELEESWKQLLENPEILTRRQCHQQEAIWELLQTESDYIKKLHVITDLFLCGLLNLQESGLLTEVEPTRLFSNIQDIVQLHSSLWTEVMLPALEKARQKKTMLNPTELHQGFSTFGFRFKPYIRYCMEEEGCMEYMRTLLKDNELFRIYVTWAETHKQCNRLKLTDMLVKPHQRLTKYPLLLKSVLKKTDDPPTREAINRMVAAVECFINSVDSQMRHREEKQKLAAIAGRIEAYEAVEGASEEVERILKEYNNFDLMAPVMGAPPEETRQLLLEGALKMKEGKESRMDVYCFLFTDVLLITKPVKRVEKVKVIRQPLVIHNVVCRELKDPGSFLLIYLNEFGCAVASYCFQANSGAQGRSWIEAIYNAQNQLQRLRSETQRDESDEKDEDETESSMSTSSSPSIHHRETLSKSLSLSPSHSDGSTETLSVAALDEVDEVVGSTVQTASMRNSLLSDDSFSTSDSKTLQALGDLIVTDLDPESRSLSIDSAYGTLSPQSMITELDLKGGVCQSEGEETDAGEEEEAFEDDEDDDDDGDDSITWNGSQITVNESYILDTNSEELNRRNDFSGMAQVVAGCRSQTLRRRSPVQPRPDYLQHFTLRSRSEDDLLQCLTDPLLLHRTGKNNISKSLTHLAKQKSHSNEVFQTDEDELLEDAKTLSSKLSNTLQRAEARQVQRTLSCPNGQADSEGSDAETAPPGGMEEKKDLVVVQQTHQQHKKLTVAQLHKIRATMVLNSTLTASEV
- the plekhg5a gene encoding pleckstrin homology domain-containing family G member 5 isoform X1: MFYWRRHGSYELETLPCAQSEFGVEKYTWTSLMDITQNACGEKPAPEQKPGLLCQHPNCPEQRLASKVCHHPSCQDLRDGSPLHLCESCDSICHPAAHDGMIFDRHPRFDLQPQGSILARNVSTRSCPPRTGPPSDMEDGEDGCSDLGDRRSGGMKLVKKKTRRRHTDDPSKECFTLKFDLNFEVSMEIVPAVKKKTLREVLGAVFERKGIELSRVNLFLDQSNTPLSLGFEAYRFGGHYLRVRARPGEDLRVERCVKDPRSLSLPIMRSSSNTHSSSTDRAEHGSLGRREAADLLVGLVGHAAYIQKNGGQTRRRKNMPEFLGDSSISNQDSLSQLSGSLPGSITGPDRWRNRAASRFSGLFSSNSGNGSLGKECDRVEQLQSKLYSYTMFGLPKMPPQLSFHRDSWEEEPNLELEESWKQLLENPEILTRRQCHQQEAIWELLQTESDYIKKLHVITDLFLCGLLNLQESGLLTEVEPTRLFSNIQDIVQLHSSLWTEVMLPALEKARQKKTMLNPTELHQGFSTFGFRFKPYIRYCMEEEGCMEYMRTLLKDNELFRIYVTWAETHKQCNRLKLTDMLVKPHQRLTKYPLLLKSVLKKTDDPPTREAINRMVAAVECFINSVDSQMRHREEKQKLAAIAGRIEAYEAVEGASEEVERILKEYNNFDLMAPVMGAPPEETRQLLLEGALKMKEGKESRMDVYCFLFTDVLLITKPVKRVEKVKVIRQPLVIHNVVCRELKDPGSFLLIYLNEFGCAVASYCFQANSGAQGRSWIEAIYNAQNQLQRLRSETQRDESDEKDEDETESSMSTSSSPSIHHRETLSKSLSLSPSHSDGSTETLSVAALDEVDEVVGSTVQTASMRNSLLSDDSFSTSDSKTLQALGDLIVTDLDPESRSLSIDSAYGTLSPQSMITELDLKGGVCQSEGEETDAGEEEEAFEDDEDDDDDGDDSITWNGSQITVNESYILDTNSEELNRRNDFSGMAQVVAGCRSQTLRRRSPVQPRPDYLQHFTLRSRSEDDLLQCLTDPLLLHRTGKNNISKSLTHLAKQKSHSNEVFQTDEDELLEDAKTLSSKLSNTLQRAEARQVQRTLSCPNGQADSEGSDAETAPPGGMEEKKDLVVVQQTHQQHKKLTVAQLHKIRATMVLNSTLTASEV
- the plekhg5a gene encoding pleckstrin homology domain-containing family G member 5 isoform X7, which produces MLNFRQKTWNVPSISSLPEVPGGLLIHYSPLNEPPRVHAYYRPHRAGLVAARVQHFESGDSPPPSPLPEATSSSPNSPADTLKDAKQGVKGQTRRRKNMPEFLGDSSISNQDSLSQLSGSLPGSITGPDRWRNRAASRFSGLFSSNSGNGSLGKECDRVEQLQSKLYSYTMFGLPKMPPQLSFHRDSWEEEPNLELEESWKQLLENPEILTRRQCHQQEAIWELLQTESDYIKKLHVITDLFLCGLLNLQESGLLTEVEPTRLFSNIQDIVQLHSSLWTEVMLPALEKARQKKTMLNPTELHQGFSTFGFRFKPYIRYCMEEEGCMEYMRTLLKDNELFRIYVTWAETHKQCNRLKLTDMLVKPHQRLTKYPLLLKSVLKKTDDPPTREAINRMVAAVECFINSVDSQMRHREEKQKLAAIAGRIEAYEAVEGASEEVERILKEYNNFDLMAPVMGAPPEETRQLLLEGALKMKEGKESRMDVYCFLFTDVLLITKPVKRVEKVKVIRQPLVIHNVVCRELKDPGSFLLIYLNEFGCAVASYCFQANSGAQGRSWIEAIYNAQNQLQRLRSETQRDESDEKDEDETESSMSTSSSPSIHHRETLSKSLSLSPSHSDGSTETLSVAALDEVDEVVGSTVQTASMRNSLLSDDSFSTSDSKTLQALGDLIVTDLDPESRSLSIDSAYGTLSPQSMITELDLKGGVCQSEGEETDAGEEEEAFEDDEDDDDDGDDSITWNGSQITVNESYILDTNSEELNRRNDFSGMAQVVAGCRSQTLRRRSPVQPRPDYLQHFTLRSRSEDDLLQCLTDPLLLHRTGKNNISKSLTHLAKQKSHSNEVFQTDEDELLEDAKTLSSKLSNTLQRAEARQVQRTLSCPNGQADSEGSDAETAPPGGMEEKKDLVVVQQTHQQHKKLTVAQLHKIRATMVLNSTLTASEV